A window of the Chloroflexus sp. Y-396-1 genome harbors these coding sequences:
- a CDS encoding SDR family oxidoreductase, translated as MKLRGRVAIITGASSGVGYAAARLFAREGATVVVAARRRERLEHLVSMITTEGHNAFAISTDITVSSQVQYLVDTTVQMLGRVDILLNCAGNIEKIAPLEQFTDAEWQEVMNTNLNGVFYLMRAVVPYMKRQRSGTIVNLGSRVGKVGVANIAPFCAAKFALSGLSQALAQELRPYNVFVTTVYSGMINADIAPLNPAEDLRKRLMTVDDVAQALLWVCTLPPSLRVDELPIMPRTIDL; from the coding sequence ATGAAGTTAAGAGGACGAGTTGCAATTATTACCGGTGCTTCTAGTGGGGTTGGTTACGCCGCTGCCCGGCTCTTCGCTCGCGAAGGAGCGACGGTCGTGGTCGCTGCCCGGCGACGTGAACGGCTTGAACATTTGGTCAGCATGATCACAACCGAGGGCCACAACGCTTTCGCAATTTCAACCGACATTACGGTCTCATCACAGGTCCAATATCTGGTGGACACGACCGTCCAGATGCTGGGGCGAGTCGATATCTTGTTAAACTGTGCTGGCAATATCGAGAAGATTGCGCCGCTCGAGCAATTTACCGACGCCGAGTGGCAAGAGGTTATGAATACCAATCTTAACGGCGTATTTTATTTGATGCGGGCAGTGGTACCGTATATGAAGCGTCAGCGGAGTGGTACCATTGTTAACCTCGGCTCACGGGTTGGAAAGGTGGGCGTGGCGAACATTGCACCGTTTTGCGCCGCCAAGTTCGCGTTATCGGGCCTGTCACAAGCCTTGGCACAAGAGTTACGCCCGTACAATGTCTTCGTGACAACAGTATACTCTGGGATGATCAACGCCGATATTGCACCGCTAAACCCGGCTGAAGATTTGCGTAAGCGTCTGATGACGGTTGATGATGTGGCGCAGGCATTGCTCTGGGTATGTACCCTGCCGCCCAGTCTGCGCGTTGATGAATTGCCAATTATGCCGCGCACCATCGATCTGTAA